In one Lolium rigidum isolate FL_2022 chromosome 3, APGP_CSIRO_Lrig_0.1, whole genome shotgun sequence genomic region, the following are encoded:
- the LOC124696241 gene encoding uncharacterized protein LOC124696241, producing MVSLQSALLPEANRRPPCLSFVDNSSVVASTATSKKRKWDGDDEETDGIELNFDAAPLPIEWQRCLDIKSGQIHYYNTRTHKRTSKDPRRVPAATPVAVEDDDAGNFAPAGLDLDLNLAFEPRRRSPVRAEEKKPRPAADHAKPQAAADREDAALAGAQSGGVEMVAAVCMRCHMLVMMCRACPSCPNCKFLHPTAGRAVGSPPMRAPEPAPLKLGLQLLCCRD from the exons ATGGTGTCCTTGCAGTCGGCGCTCCTGCCGGAGGCCAACAGGCGGCCGCCGTGCCTCTCCTTCGTCGACAACAGCAGCGTCGtggcctccaccgccaccagcaAGAAGCGGAAgtgggacggcgacgacgaggaaacCGACGGGATCGAGCTCAATTTTGACGCCGCGCCGCTCCCCATCGAGTGGCAGCGCTGCCTCGACATCAAG TCCGGGCAGATCCACTACTACAACACGAGGACGCACAAGAGGACGTCCAAGGACCCGAGACGGGTCCCCGCCGCGACGCCCGTggcggtggaggacgacgacgccggGAATTTCGCGCCGGCGGGGCTAGACCTGGACCTGAACCTGGCATTCGAGCCGCGGCGCCGCTCGCCCGTCAGGGCGGAGGAGAAGAAGCCCCGGCCGGCCGCCGATCATGCGAAGCCACAGGCGGCGGCCGATCGTGAGGACGCGGCGCTGGCCGGCGCGCAGTCGGGCGGTGTGGAGATGGTCGCGGCCGTGTGCATGCGGTGccacatgctggtgatgatgtgcCGGGCGTGCCCGTCCTGCCCCAACTGCAAGTTTCTGCACCCGACGGCAGGCCGGGCTGTGGGATCCCCTCCCATGCGGGCGCCGGAGCCGGCGCCGCTCAAGCTCGGCCTCCAGCTGCTCTGCTGCAGGGACTAG